A single genomic interval of Asinibacterium sp. OR53 harbors:
- a CDS encoding restriction endonuclease subunit S: MIESILKSFEVWTDAQGIKSKGRVKSIDNISFEGISRLRDLVLDLAIRGKLVFQNGDDDSASILLEKSETEKDKLIEQGKIKKHKQLEEITENNFPFELPNGWQWAWFADAYFFQEGPGIRNWQFRTKGIKLLNVQNIVNNKLILDNTDKYIDEKEYTEKYLHFTIEENDLLFASSGGSWGKSAFFSDPGYKVIVNTSTIRIHPYVQDSSKNYLKYFLDSSFFKQQMIAQLVGMQPNFGSTHLLKILVPIPPSAEQFRIAEKVEELISVCDKLEEEKANNLKTHQYLVDCLLETLTNAANADELHSAWEKISEQFETLFCTDESIDQLKETILQLAVMGKLTKQNPKDESASLLLERINDIKQKLIEDELIRKENKLTDVPVVEQPFVLPENWSWVRLGTITNKIGSGSTPKGGKEVYSENGILFLRSQNIRNEGLLLDDVVYIDKITNEKMSNSIVMLNDILLNITGGSLGRSTIFLDAEKKANVSQHVTIIRPTLEESSPYLHLCILSPYVQNLIWGRQVGANREGLSKKILEQFEIPYPPLLEQKRIVEKVKELFSFCDSLKRKIEKANEINLSLSQTVLDFI; encoded by the coding sequence ATGATTGAGAGTATATTAAAAAGCTTTGAAGTTTGGACAGATGCTCAAGGAATAAAATCAAAAGGCAGAGTAAAGAGCATTGACAACATTAGTTTTGAGGGAATCTCACGGCTAAGAGACCTCGTTTTGGACTTAGCAATTCGTGGAAAATTAGTATTTCAAAATGGTGATGATGATTCTGCAAGTATTCTTCTTGAAAAATCAGAAACAGAAAAAGATAAACTTATTGAACAAGGGAAAATAAAAAAGCATAAGCAGTTAGAAGAAATTACCGAAAACAATTTTCCGTTTGAATTGCCAAATGGGTGGCAGTGGGCTTGGTTTGCAGATGCCTATTTTTTTCAGGAAGGTCCTGGAATTAGGAATTGGCAATTCAGGACAAAAGGAATCAAACTTCTAAATGTTCAGAATATTGTCAACAACAAACTTATACTTGACAACACGGATAAATACATTGATGAAAAAGAATACACTGAAAAATATCTTCACTTCACGATTGAGGAAAACGATTTGTTATTTGCGAGTTCAGGAGGTAGTTGGGGGAAGTCCGCTTTTTTTTCTGACCCGGGCTACAAGGTAATCGTGAATACAAGTACTATTCGTATTCATCCTTATGTTCAGGATAGTTCAAAAAACTATTTAAAATATTTTCTTGATTCAAGTTTTTTCAAGCAGCAAATGATTGCACAATTGGTTGGAATGCAACCCAACTTTGGCAGCACTCATTTATTAAAAATTTTAGTGCCCATTCCCCCATCAGCCGAGCAATTCCGCATTGCAGAAAAGGTTGAGGAACTAATCTCTGTTTGTGACAAATTGGAAGAAGAAAAAGCAAACAATTTAAAAACACATCAATACTTAGTTGACTGTTTACTTGAGACACTTACAAATGCTGCTAATGCAGATGAATTGCATTCTGCTTGGGAAAAAATTTCAGAACAATTTGAGACACTTTTCTGCACAGACGAAAGTATTGACCAGTTGAAAGAAACGATTTTGCAGTTGGCTGTAATGGGGAAATTAACAAAACAAAATCCGAAAGATGAAAGTGCAAGTCTTTTGCTAGAAAGAATAAATGATATAAAACAGAAACTGATTGAAGATGAATTAATCAGGAAAGAAAATAAATTAACTGATGTTCCAGTTGTCGAACAACCTTTCGTACTACCTGAAAACTGGAGTTGGGTGAGATTGGGAACTATCACAAATAAAATTGGTTCAGGTAGCACTCCAAAAGGTGGCAAAGAAGTTTATTCCGAAAATGGGATTTTATTTCTGCGTTCTCAAAATATAAGAAATGAAGGGCTACTTCTTGATGATGTTGTTTATATTGATAAAATCACAAATGAAAAAATGAGCAATTCTATTGTCATGCTCAACGACATTTTGCTCAACATTACTGGCGGCTCTTTAGGTCGGAGCACAATCTTTTTAGATGCTGAAAAGAAAGCGAATGTCAGTCAGCATGTTACAATCATTCGTCCAACTTTAGAGGAATCAAGTCCATACCTTCATTTGTGCATACTTTCTCCTTATGTCCAAAACTTAATTTGGGGTCGCCAAGTAGGTGCAAATAGAGAAGGACTTAGTAAAAAAATTCTTGAACAATTTGAAATCCCCTATCCACCTCTTTTAGAACAAAAGAGAATTGTAGAAAAGGTCAAAGAATTATTCAGCTTTTGTGATTCGCTCAAAAGAAAAATTGAAAAAGCAAACGAAATTAATTTGTCACTTTCCCAAACTGTTCTTGATTTTATTTGA
- a CDS encoding helix-turn-helix domain-containing protein — protein sequence MLTIHVSFDELKQLVRDTINQCFIDFVEKTSTYSDLITIDELTARLKCSKPTIYNWKKKGLLGCQKIGSKVLYNWAEIQEMMRQNPSAFDKGKAEGFKFNAQASDFEKEKRRYSYLKSKKLLDPLSLAYDDLLFIERGKALYE from the coding sequence ATGTTAACAATACATGTAAGTTTTGATGAATTAAAACAGCTTGTCAGGGACACCATCAATCAATGCTTCATAGACTTTGTAGAAAAAACATCAACCTACTCCGATTTAATAACGATCGATGAACTGACTGCCCGGCTTAAATGTTCTAAACCTACCATCTATAATTGGAAGAAAAAAGGGTTGCTTGGTTGTCAAAAAATAGGATCAAAAGTTTTGTATAATTGGGCAGAAATTCAGGAAATGATGCGTCAAAATCCATCTGCTTTCGATAAAGGCAAGGCGGAAGGCTTTAAATTCAACGCTCAAGCCAGTGATTTTGAGAAGGAGAAAAGAAGGTATTCCTATTTGAAATCAAAAAAGTTGCTTGACCCACTGAGTCTGGCTTACGATGACCTATTATTTATTGAGCGTGGAAAAGCCTTATACGAGTGA
- a CDS encoding SHOCT domain-containing protein — protein MKKRFARGEINKEEYEEKKKLLQEV, from the coding sequence CTGAAGAAGCGGTTCGCCAGAGGTGAAATCAACAAAGAAGAATATGAGGAGAAGAAGAAGCTATTGCAAGAAGTCTAA
- a CDS encoding Crp/Fnr family transcriptional regulator: MNQMKMTEEEFSTVLSFFRREYVPRKFFFLKAGQIAKYKAYINKGSVRNFTTDEKGGEHILYFSFEDWWVGDLESFYNQQPATINVQAMEDCEILCLQKNDLERLGEQIPKLKQLFVEKEKRSLFSHIQRLQEVKSLSAEDRYLNLINKHPEIFQRIPLQYIAMYLDIEPQSLSRMRKRLSCK, encoded by the coding sequence ATGAACCAAATGAAAATGACTGAAGAGGAATTTTCAACAGTACTTTCTTTTTTCAGAAGAGAATATGTTCCCCGTAAATTCTTTTTCCTGAAAGCGGGGCAGATAGCAAAATATAAAGCGTATATCAATAAAGGAAGTGTACGCAACTTTACCACTGATGAAAAAGGCGGTGAGCATATTTTGTATTTTTCCTTTGAAGATTGGTGGGTAGGCGACCTGGAGAGTTTTTATAACCAGCAGCCGGCTACTATAAATGTGCAGGCAATGGAAGATTGTGAAATACTTTGTCTTCAAAAAAATGACCTGGAAAGATTAGGAGAACAAATTCCTAAACTGAAACAACTCTTTGTTGAAAAAGAAAAGAGATCTCTATTCTCACATATTCAAAGACTCCAGGAAGTAAAGTCATTGTCTGCCGAAGACCGGTATCTCAATCTCATTAATAAACACCCGGAAATATTCCAGCGCATCCCTCTTCAATACATTGCCATGTATCTTGACATTGAACCACAATCCCTCAGCCGCATGCGAAAAAGACTCAGCTGTAAATAA
- a CDS encoding nucleotidyl transferase AbiEii/AbiGii toxin family protein, producing the protein MGNSQYQKDILVYFVIKIMASIYLHNHKDFPDLLKILESETNILSGLIEKDYWIMHVLYGLKQQGYDFQLKGGTSLSKGFGLISRFSEDIDIHITPPKELGINENPKNNKPANIQKKKGYYDRLAREMKIDGIVSIERDTLFDNPENYNSGGIRLYYKKLTGSIGGVKDGILLEAGYDTVTPNMPVTITSWALDRAKATSGIDIIDNRAFDVACYDYRYTFVEKLQTIATKFRKEMNSGETATNYMRQYFDVYSLLADKAVQEFIGTEAYKEHKERRFPKDDLITPLGQNEAFLLNDRAIRDNLRKRYELASALYYKGQPPFDEILNRIHLSLDRL; encoded by the coding sequence TTGGGGAACAGTCAATACCAAAAAGATATTCTCGTCTATTTTGTCATAAAAATTATGGCATCAATATATCTGCATAATCATAAAGATTTTCCAGACTTGCTGAAGATACTGGAAAGTGAGACGAATATCCTGTCCGGATTGATCGAAAAAGATTACTGGATCATGCATGTATTATATGGATTGAAACAACAAGGATATGATTTCCAATTGAAAGGTGGCACTTCATTGTCGAAGGGGTTTGGCCTGATTAGCCGTTTTTCTGAGGATATAGATATCCATATTACCCCGCCCAAGGAACTAGGGATCAATGAAAATCCCAAAAATAATAAGCCGGCGAATATTCAAAAGAAAAAGGGCTATTACGATCGACTGGCAAGGGAAATGAAGATCGACGGCATTGTAAGCATAGAGCGGGATACTTTGTTTGATAATCCCGAAAATTACAATAGCGGCGGAATCCGGCTATATTATAAAAAGCTGACCGGAAGCATAGGAGGGGTGAAAGACGGCATTTTATTGGAAGCGGGCTATGACACCGTGACCCCGAATATGCCGGTAACCATCACCTCTTGGGCGTTGGATAGGGCAAAAGCCACCTCCGGTATTGATATCATTGATAACCGGGCATTTGATGTTGCCTGTTATGACTACCGGTATACATTTGTTGAAAAGCTGCAAACGATTGCTACTAAATTCCGAAAGGAGATGAATTCGGGGGAAACGGCAACCAATTATATGCGCCAATATTTCGATGTATATTCACTCTTAGCTGATAAAGCCGTACAGGAATTCATCGGTACGGAGGCCTATAAGGAGCATAAAGAGCGGCGGTTTCCCAAAGATGACCTTATAACCCCTCTGGGCCAAAATGAGGCTTTTTTGCTAAATGATCGGGCTATACGGGATAACTTGCGAAAGCGATACGAATTGGCCTCAGCTCTGTATTACAAAGGGCAACCGCCTTTTGATGAAATCCTGAATCGAATTCATCTGTCTCTCGATCGGTTGTAG
- a CDS encoding SIR2 family protein: MKPKLNSGVWCESDSHFRYEYYPDFNEWIDNDDNLAIQEKFKIEGLANPSKAFFAGDNEAYNQAFQEYREERINQILGEEFILDNFGDRHWFERNIERFEQLENYLIDGSVVPFVGAGLSVESGFPTWRKHLIQQGRTSGLDTAHVEDLLNNGQYETVIQEIETQGYRDAFIQELRDVFSKIGKITPTTLRLTELFSDTIITTNYDHILEQVYSTGAQNNIQLLDSSNITDRVDINKTTIIKLHGDIKQPTRCIISKNQYDAAYGNGALDLALPIPKVLSYHYRTSNLLFLGCSLNRDRTMDVFQAVKNQMGDTDRPQHFSIESMPDNEAELTVRNNYLLSFGITPIWFPKGSYDFIEQILRLAKNEMRYRGNIPGVRKAVEEKVLVVTTTTEKPTWRKKTISFISKLFGN, from the coding sequence ATGAAACCAAAACTTAATAGTGGCGTTTGGTGCGAAAGTGATAGTCATTTTCGGTACGAATATTATCCTGACTTCAATGAATGGATTGATAACGATGATAATTTAGCAATTCAGGAAAAATTTAAAATTGAAGGATTAGCGAATCCTAGTAAAGCATTTTTTGCCGGTGACAATGAAGCGTATAATCAAGCTTTTCAAGAATATCGGGAAGAAAGGATTAATCAAATACTCGGAGAGGAATTTATCTTAGACAATTTCGGTGATAGACATTGGTTCGAAAGAAACATTGAACGCTTTGAGCAACTTGAAAATTATTTGATTGATGGTTCCGTAGTTCCGTTTGTCGGCGCAGGTTTATCTGTTGAAAGTGGTTTTCCTACTTGGAGAAAGCATTTGATTCAACAAGGAAGAACATCAGGGCTTGATACAGCACATGTAGAAGACCTGTTGAACAACGGACAATATGAAACAGTAATTCAGGAAATAGAAACGCAAGGTTACAGAGATGCATTCATTCAGGAGCTACGAGATGTGTTTTCAAAAATTGGCAAAATCACTCCCACAACTCTTCGGCTTACAGAATTATTCAGCGACACAATCATCACAACAAATTACGACCATATACTTGAACAAGTGTACTCCACAGGAGCACAAAATAATATTCAGTTGCTTGACAGTTCAAATATCACCGACAGAGTTGACATCAATAAAACTACCATCATCAAATTGCATGGTGACATCAAACAACCGACACGGTGTATCATTAGCAAAAACCAATATGATGCTGCTTATGGCAACGGAGCACTTGACCTGGCTTTACCAATTCCAAAAGTGTTGAGTTACCATTATCGCACAAGCAATTTACTTTTTCTCGGTTGCAGTTTAAACCGTGACAGAACAATGGACGTTTTTCAGGCAGTGAAAAATCAAATGGGTGACACAGACAGACCACAACATTTCTCTATTGAATCAATGCCAGACAATGAAGCAGAGTTGACAGTTCGAAATAATTACTTGCTAAGTTTCGGCATCACACCAATTTGGTTTCCTAAAGGAAGTTATGATTTCATTGAACAGATTTTGCGTTTAGCAAAAAACGAAATGCGATACAGAGGAAATATACCGGGGGTAAGAAAGGCAGTTGAAGAAAAAGTTCTGGTAGTAACAACAACAACTGAAAAACCTACTTGGAGAAAAAAAACAATTAGTTTTATTTCAAAACTTTTCGGCAACTAG
- a CDS encoding site-specific integrase, with protein MATLKFYLKKANKQNLFPVLMCYQDRGEKFRFSTKVYATKSNWLKNRLKATSLEDYENNEKLESCEKVIKEIEKESIITGSQLRVSEVEKLFRENILKTEAYKNSNPVSESDMKIESNFFVLYEQFIASSRSIRTKSTIAQYKRGKTILMKFEKAFGREISFECINTSFYEKFQNFLINDLKHLNNTVGGQIKNLKVFLNYVMRHELTDIKFNFHNFKTIKEDIDIVALTETELFNLYTCNSLNAQQSIARDYLCFECFTGLRFSDIGGLRNENIKDDFIVLKTKKTKDTLFIPINGFARRIMDKYSGKYSGRPLPPSFSNPKINQHIKEAAKIAGIEELTMIEKFNGSNRISITEPKYKLISTHTGRRTFITLSYEKGMQTEMIMKITGIRKWDTLKKYLKVSEKSKLLKMNEFWNLDSLANYQNTEKNANSCHI; from the coding sequence ATGGCAACACTGAAATTTTATCTGAAAAAAGCGAACAAGCAAAACCTGTTCCCTGTATTGATGTGCTATCAGGACAGAGGAGAAAAATTCAGGTTTTCAACCAAAGTTTATGCTACCAAGAGCAATTGGCTTAAAAACAGGCTTAAGGCCACCAGTCTGGAAGATTATGAAAACAATGAAAAGCTGGAAAGCTGTGAAAAGGTTATTAAAGAAATTGAAAAGGAATCTATTATTACAGGAAGCCAGTTACGGGTTTCGGAAGTAGAAAAACTGTTCAGGGAGAACATTCTTAAAACGGAAGCCTATAAAAACAGTAACCCGGTATCGGAAAGTGACATGAAAATTGAATCCAATTTTTTTGTTTTGTATGAGCAATTCATAGCCAGTTCAAGAAGTATTCGCACGAAGTCTACCATTGCCCAATATAAACGTGGAAAAACTATATTGATGAAATTTGAAAAGGCTTTCGGCCGTGAGATTTCATTCGAATGTATCAATACTTCGTTTTATGAGAAATTTCAAAATTTTCTGATTAATGATCTTAAGCATTTGAATAATACGGTAGGAGGGCAGATCAAAAATCTTAAAGTCTTTCTTAACTACGTAATGAGGCATGAGCTTACTGACATTAAGTTTAATTTCCATAACTTTAAAACAATCAAGGAAGATATCGACATTGTAGCATTGACAGAAACAGAGCTTTTCAATTTGTACACCTGTAATAGTTTAAATGCACAACAAAGTATTGCAAGAGATTATCTCTGTTTTGAATGCTTTACCGGGCTTCGATTTTCTGACATTGGAGGGCTTCGGAATGAAAATATTAAAGACGATTTTATCGTTTTAAAAACAAAAAAGACGAAGGATACATTGTTTATTCCCATAAATGGCTTTGCCAGAAGAATCATGGATAAATACAGTGGAAAATATTCAGGCAGACCTTTACCACCTTCTTTTTCAAACCCCAAAATCAATCAACATATCAAAGAGGCCGCAAAAATTGCCGGAATTGAAGAACTTACCATGATTGAAAAGTTTAATGGTTCCAATAGAATATCTATTACAGAGCCTAAATATAAATTAATCAGCACTCACACAGGAAGACGTACATTTATTACGCTTTCTTATGAAAAAGGCATGCAGACCGAAATGATCATGAAAATAACAGGTATTCGTAAATGGGATACTTTGAAAAAATACCTCAAAGTGTCTGAAAAAAGTAAGCTGCTTAAAATGAATGAATTTTGGAATTTGGATTCCCTTGCTAATTACCAAAACACTGAGAAAAACGCTAACTCATGTCATATATAG
- a CDS encoding methyltransferase: MNNQLPPPPAQMMQLITGFWTSCCVYSAAKLNIADHLKDKPQTAHQLAEATHSDAPSLYRVLRALSSVGVFKENEDHQFELTSLGNTLQTDAPGSMKAMAIAQLGDHYNAWGNLVYSIKTGHIAFDNIEGMSVWKYYEMHPEEGVNFIKAMSGLTGAVIQHVLPEYDFTSFNTIVDVGGGNGALLVAVLDKAPQAKGIVFDEEYVVAETKKLIAKKGFSSRCETAAGSFFEFIPENADAYLMKMVLHDWNDEQCLQILNNCNKAMKAGSKLLVLDSVIPEGNEPHPGKFMDINMLAMTGGRERTEKEFASLFSNAGLKLARVIPTHSPMFSIVEAIKE, from the coding sequence ATGAATAATCAACTTCCCCCACCTCCTGCTCAAATGATGCAATTGATCACTGGCTTCTGGACATCCTGCTGCGTATACTCAGCCGCTAAATTGAATATCGCAGATCATTTAAAGGACAAACCACAAACAGCTCATCAACTGGCAGAAGCTACACACAGTGATGCTCCTTCGTTGTATCGTGTATTGCGGGCCTTATCAAGTGTAGGTGTATTTAAAGAAAACGAAGACCATCAATTTGAGTTGACATCACTTGGTAATACGCTGCAAACAGATGCCCCCGGTTCTATGAAAGCGATGGCTATTGCACAATTGGGTGATCATTATAATGCATGGGGAAATTTAGTCTATAGCATTAAAACAGGACATATCGCTTTTGATAATATAGAAGGAATGTCTGTATGGAAATATTATGAGATGCACCCAGAGGAAGGTGTGAATTTTATTAAAGCTATGTCGGGTCTTACAGGAGCTGTGATACAACACGTTTTACCTGAATATGATTTTACAAGCTTTAATACGATCGTTGATGTTGGCGGTGGTAACGGTGCCCTGCTGGTGGCAGTATTGGATAAAGCTCCACAGGCAAAAGGAATTGTATTTGATGAAGAATATGTAGTGGCGGAAACAAAAAAATTAATAGCAAAAAAAGGGTTTAGCAGCCGGTGTGAAACTGCGGCAGGAAGTTTTTTTGAATTCATTCCTGAAAATGCTGACGCATACCTGATGAAGATGGTGCTGCATGACTGGAATGATGAACAATGTTTGCAGATATTGAACAACTGCAATAAAGCGATGAAGGCCGGCAGCAAACTGCTGGTATTAGATTCAGTTATTCCCGAAGGCAACGAACCACATCCCGGAAAATTTATGGATATCAATATGCTGGCTATGACCGGTGGAAGGGAAAGAACAGAAAAAGAATTTGCTTCCTTGTTTTCAAATGCAGGCTTAAAGCTTGCCCGGGTTATCCCAACACATTCACCAATGTTCAGTATTGTAGAAGCAATAAAAGAATAA
- a CDS encoding helix-turn-helix domain-containing protein has product MSYIEGLQKNEFKAFLQECFATYLAETKALKDEIVSLKSLLKNQPKDFYQIADLMELFGVTRATIHNWVKEGKLLKHKLGGKVLFKREDINKLIELSKISYEKNK; this is encoded by the coding sequence ATGTCATATATAGAAGGGTTACAAAAAAATGAGTTTAAAGCATTTCTTCAAGAATGTTTTGCAACTTATTTAGCCGAAACAAAAGCGTTGAAGGATGAAATAGTTTCGTTAAAAAGTCTCCTTAAGAACCAACCCAAAGATTTCTATCAAATAGCAGATTTAATGGAACTCTTCGGGGTAACAAGGGCTACTATCCATAACTGGGTAAAAGAAGGAAAACTACTCAAACACAAACTCGGTGGGAAGGTCCTTTTTAAGCGTGAAGACATCAACAAATTAATTGAACTTTCAAAAATCAGTTATGAAAAAAATAAATAA
- a CDS encoding cation-translocating P-type ATPase: MGQMIQMEDLRGLPKKEIPILRRQFGRNLFHAEPSRRILHVLWDIVRAPMFILLMIACSLYFFLGNTGEGLMMFAAIILVAAISVYQEVKSSHALQALKQLTEPKTTVIREGIEYVISTEDLVPGDIILLSEGMRIPADALIMQANDLTINESAITGESLPVDKMIPENSNELYQGTIVNSGKCAARVTATGNNTMMSKIGTKIMAYQFPKTLLQIQLNRFVNHIAFFGMIGFLIIFLLNYLNHISWITSLLLALTLALSAVPNEIPVAFSSFVALGAYKMGKLGIISRQPQIIENLGAVSTICLDKTGTITTNSMEVNAIYDFETDILITISGNTVLPNTNVLNYAMLASEKDPFDPMEKGIWNAYYAYCRDKTGSQLKMIHEYPLEGRPPMMTHVYERNNSKIVAAKGAPERIFNICQLNNTDKNKLSALVKSLASKGYRVIGVASSFHTNLDFPQSQENFNWHFEGLVALYDPPKKNIAAVIKQFYDAKIQVKLLTGDYPETAMHIGGQVGIFNHLKSVTGEQVMRMKEDELKETAINTNIFARMFPDAKTKVIEALKANQEIVAMTGDGINDGPALKAASIGIAIGEKGTEIARQASDLIITDDDLGKMVIAISEGRKIFTNLKKAIRYIMSIHIPIVLIASMPLLLGWNYPNIFTPIHIIFLELIMGPTCSIFFEREPIEENNMLQQPRGKNYGLFTREELLISIIQGVIIALCTLSLYYYFMNQGASIEETRTIVFTTLILSNVFLTFTNRSFNKTIYYTCKYKNTLAPFILLISALFLACLHLIAPVRHLFQLSVISSAEFWLCLSVAFAGVMWFEVYKMDLPKATQVNDDN, from the coding sequence ATGGGTCAGATGATTCAAATGGAAGACCTAAGAGGATTGCCCAAAAAGGAGATTCCAATACTGCGTCGGCAATTTGGGAGAAACCTATTTCATGCTGAACCATCCAGAAGGATATTACATGTATTATGGGATATTGTCAGGGCACCTATGTTCATCCTTCTTATGATAGCCTGTTCGCTGTATTTCTTTCTTGGAAATACCGGTGAAGGCCTGATGATGTTTGCAGCAATAATTTTAGTCGCTGCTATTTCAGTTTACCAGGAAGTAAAAAGCAGCCATGCGCTGCAGGCGCTAAAACAATTAACGGAGCCAAAAACAACCGTCATAAGAGAAGGAATAGAATATGTTATATCCACGGAGGACCTGGTCCCTGGAGATATTATACTGCTTTCAGAAGGCATGAGAATTCCTGCCGATGCACTTATAATGCAGGCCAATGATCTTACTATTAATGAATCTGCTATTACAGGAGAATCATTGCCGGTGGACAAAATGATACCCGAAAATTCCAATGAACTGTACCAGGGAACAATTGTCAACAGTGGCAAGTGTGCAGCACGAGTAACCGCAACGGGGAATAATACTATGATGAGTAAGATAGGAACAAAAATCATGGCCTACCAGTTTCCTAAAACCCTATTACAAATTCAGCTAAACAGGTTTGTGAATCACATCGCTTTTTTCGGAATGATAGGATTCCTCATCATCTTCCTGTTAAACTATTTAAACCACATAAGCTGGATTACCAGTCTGTTACTAGCTTTAACATTGGCGCTATCAGCCGTGCCCAACGAAATTCCGGTTGCCTTCTCCTCATTTGTGGCACTGGGAGCTTACAAAATGGGCAAGTTGGGTATTATTTCCCGGCAACCTCAGATCATTGAAAATCTGGGTGCTGTAAGTACCATATGTCTGGATAAAACCGGCACTATCACAACTAATAGTATGGAAGTAAATGCCATATATGACTTTGAGACAGATATACTGATAACAATTTCTGGCAATACCGTTTTACCAAATACCAATGTTTTGAATTATGCTATGCTGGCCAGCGAAAAAGATCCTTTTGATCCGATGGAGAAAGGAATATGGAATGCCTATTATGCATATTGCCGTGACAAAACAGGGTCACAACTCAAAATGATACACGAGTACCCTCTTGAGGGCCGTCCGCCGATGATGACACATGTGTATGAAAGAAACAACTCAAAGATCGTTGCAGCTAAAGGCGCTCCTGAAAGAATATTCAACATATGTCAATTAAACAACACTGATAAAAACAAGTTGTCAGCACTCGTGAAATCTCTCGCTTCAAAAGGCTATCGTGTTATTGGCGTCGCCAGCTCTTTTCATACGAATTTGGATTTTCCTCAATCACAAGAAAACTTCAACTGGCATTTTGAAGGATTAGTGGCATTATACGACCCCCCAAAAAAAAATATTGCAGCTGTTATTAAACAGTTTTATGACGCAAAGATCCAGGTAAAACTCCTCACTGGTGATTACCCGGAAACAGCGATGCATATTGGAGGGCAGGTAGGAATATTCAATCACCTGAAATCTGTTACGGGTGAACAGGTAATGAGAATGAAAGAAGACGAATTAAAAGAGACCGCAATCAATACTAACATTTTTGCCCGGATGTTTCCAGATGCTAAAACAAAGGTCATAGAAGCATTGAAAGCGAACCAGGAGATTGTGGCTATGACTGGAGATGGCATCAATGACGGCCCTGCCTTAAAAGCAGCAAGCATAGGCATTGCCATAGGAGAAAAAGGAACTGAAATTGCACGACAGGCATCCGACCTGATCATTACTGATGATGATCTCGGAAAAATGGTGATAGCCATCAGCGAAGGAAGAAAAATTTTTACCAACTTGAAAAAGGCAATTCGCTATATCATGTCCATACATATTCCCATTGTATTGATCGCATCAATGCCATTACTGTTAGGATGGAACTATCCTAATATTTTTACACCTATTCATATCATTTTCCTGGAACTGATCATGGGCCCCACCTGCTCCATCTTTTTTGAAAGAGAACCAATAGAAGAAAACAACATGCTTCAACAACCTCGGGGGAAAAATTATGGACTATTCACCAGGGAGGAATTACTTATAAGTATTATACAAGGAGTGATTATTGCACTCTGCACACTTTCTCTTTATTACTATTTCATGAATCAGGGCGCTTCCATTGAAGAAACCAGGACGATCGTTTTCACCACACTAATCTTAAGCAACGTATTTCTCACATTCACCAACCGTTCATTTAATAAAACGATCTACTATACCTGTAAGTATAAAAATACGCTCGCCCCCTTTATACTTTTAATATCTGCTCTATTCCTGGCCTGCTTACACCTTATCGCCCCTGTCAGACATTTGTTTCAATTAAGTGTCATCAGTTCTGCTGAATTCTGGCTATGCCTGAGTGTCGCTTTTGCGGGAGTAATGTGGTTTGAAGTATATAAAATGGATTTGCCAAAAGCTACACAAGTAAATGATGACAATTAA